A portion of the Phyllobacterium zundukense genome contains these proteins:
- a CDS encoding autotransporter outer membrane beta-barrel domain-containing protein — protein sequence MPQRRDPFTSTVGAGNSAAADNITVNVGPGSQVAVGDLNAISLRNNAAITIAGGGLVSATAISTTGNYNTGGNAVEINNNGTLTIEQGGQLLALGTQGSAEAVNFQGTGNVLTNSGLIDANNSVAIWSQNTSGLNTVINNETGIIEAGNGTTSTVIGGSGAGALDFTNRGTIRGSINLANGNDILRLYTGSTVTGNFTGGGGTDAIFLSGDGQSSMAGNFNGFESLVKNDLGTWTLTGTITGVTVATVQNGTLVLTGANTNYTGQVIIDPAGTLEARAQALPTQLLPANNVANITNNGLVRFAQPDDGTYVGQIVGTGAVEKTGAGVLTLEPSVAAGNTYSGGTFINGGVVAVGADNALGASTGGVSFNGGTLRLNSSFDLSADRAVTLNVGGGTIDTQAFDSTLAQGVTGPGGLTKTGTGSLVLTGNSDYSGGTVISAGILQLGDGGTSGSIAGDVLNNSLLAFNRSDAFLVPGVISGSGAVEQNGSGTTILTGNNTYSGGTIINAGTLQLGNGGTSGSIVGNVANDGSLAFNRSDSLNFDGVISGSGNVRQIGGGTTILTAQNTYAGATTVEAGRLAAGATNAFSPNSPTSVLAGGTLDAAGFDQTVSVLTNAGLVNVGGAPGATLTVSGNYVGADGTLRLNTALGDDASTTDRLVVLGDTSGSTTLVVANVGGSGAPTVEGIRVIDVAGSSAGSFALDGDYVFEGDEAVIGGAYAYRLYKNGIATPTDGSWYLRSAVADPADPTDPTDPADPTSPPFSPLYQPGVPVYEAYAQTLLGLNGLPTLQQRVGNRYWSGAGNGMLSQGDGPGTIEPAPQPSDGGPALIEGRGLWARIEGAHGRFDPRTSTSATDYDLDTWKIQSGLDGQLYESESGKLIGSITAQYGNASADVSSLFGNGEVDTDGYGVGGTLTWYGQNGFYLDGQAQATWYESDLSSGVLGSLSNGNDGFGYAFSLETGKRLALNQSWTLTPQAQLAYSNVDFDAFTDPFGADVSLGSGESLKGRLGLSADYENAWEGASGTTTRTHLYGIANLYYEFLDGTEVEVSGVNFASENDRTWGGIGTGGSYNWNDDKYSIYSEVSINTSLSHFADSYSLNGTAGFKVKF from the coding sequence ATGCCGCAGCGCCGAGATCCTTTTACCAGCACAGTTGGCGCTGGCAATTCTGCTGCTGCAGACAACATCACCGTGAATGTTGGTCCTGGTTCCCAGGTTGCTGTGGGCGATTTGAATGCCATCAGCCTGCGAAATAATGCGGCCATCACCATTGCCGGTGGCGGCCTCGTCAGCGCGACGGCAATCTCCACCACTGGCAATTACAATACGGGTGGCAACGCCGTTGAGATCAACAACAATGGTACTCTGACGATTGAACAGGGAGGCCAGCTCCTTGCTCTGGGAACCCAGGGCAGCGCGGAAGCAGTGAACTTCCAGGGCACCGGCAATGTACTCACCAATAGTGGCCTGATCGACGCAAACAATTCTGTCGCTATCTGGTCCCAGAATACGTCCGGTCTCAACACCGTGATCAACAATGAAACCGGCATTATTGAAGCGGGCAACGGAACAACCAGCACGGTCATCGGCGGATCGGGGGCAGGAGCGCTCGACTTTACCAATAGGGGCACAATTCGCGGCAGTATCAATCTCGCCAACGGCAATGATATCTTGCGTCTGTATACAGGATCGACCGTTACCGGCAATTTTACCGGTGGCGGCGGCACTGATGCAATCTTCCTCAGCGGCGACGGGCAATCGTCCATGGCTGGCAACTTCAACGGATTTGAAAGCCTCGTCAAAAACGATCTCGGCACATGGACGCTGACAGGCACGATCACCGGTGTCACTGTGGCTACGGTCCAAAACGGCACGCTCGTTCTGACCGGGGCAAACACCAACTACACCGGCCAGGTGATCATCGATCCAGCCGGTACCCTGGAAGCACGTGCGCAGGCTCTGCCAACGCAGCTTCTTCCCGCTAACAATGTCGCCAACATCACCAATAATGGCCTTGTACGGTTTGCCCAGCCCGATGATGGCACCTATGTGGGTCAGATCGTCGGGACCGGTGCCGTCGAAAAGACCGGCGCTGGGGTCCTTACACTTGAGCCTTCGGTTGCGGCCGGCAACACCTATTCCGGCGGAACCTTCATCAATGGCGGCGTTGTTGCAGTCGGCGCTGACAATGCGCTGGGCGCTTCGACCGGCGGTGTCAGTTTCAATGGTGGCACCCTGCGATTAAACAGCAGTTTCGACTTGTCGGCGGATCGCGCGGTGACCCTGAATGTCGGGGGCGGCACGATTGATACGCAGGCTTTCGATTCGACATTGGCACAGGGCGTAACCGGCCCGGGCGGGCTGACCAAGACAGGAACAGGCTCTCTCGTCCTGACGGGCAACAGCGATTATAGTGGTGGCACCGTGATCTCCGCAGGTATCCTCCAGCTTGGCGACGGCGGAACCAGCGGCTCGATCGCCGGCGATGTGTTGAACAACAGCCTCCTTGCCTTCAACCGCTCCGATGCATTTTTAGTGCCGGGAGTCATTTCCGGTTCGGGTGCCGTGGAGCAGAACGGTTCGGGCACCACGATCCTGACCGGCAACAATACCTATAGTGGCGGGACCATCATCAACGCCGGAACCTTGCAGCTCGGCAATGGCGGAACTTCGGGCTCTATCGTCGGAAATGTCGCTAACGATGGCTCCCTTGCTTTCAATCGTTCCGACAGCTTGAACTTCGACGGTGTGATCTCAGGCTCGGGTAACGTCAGGCAGATCGGCGGCGGAACGACAATCCTGACCGCACAGAACACATACGCCGGTGCAACAACGGTCGAGGCCGGAAGGCTCGCGGCTGGCGCAACGAACGCCTTTAGTCCCAATTCCCCGACTTCCGTGCTTGCTGGCGGAACCCTCGATGCGGCCGGATTCGATCAGACCGTGAGCGTGCTTACCAATGCCGGACTGGTCAATGTTGGTGGTGCGCCGGGAGCAACGTTGACTGTCAGCGGCAACTATGTGGGCGCCGACGGGACCTTGCGGTTGAATACGGCGCTCGGCGATGACGCTTCAACGACGGACAGGCTCGTTGTCCTCGGTGACACGTCAGGGTCGACAACGCTTGTTGTGGCGAATGTTGGCGGCAGCGGAGCACCGACAGTGGAAGGGATACGGGTGATCGATGTTGCCGGTTCTTCCGCCGGCAGCTTTGCGCTTGATGGCGACTATGTCTTTGAGGGCGACGAGGCCGTCATTGGCGGCGCCTATGCCTACCGGCTATACAAGAATGGCATCGCGACGCCAACCGATGGTAGCTGGTACCTGCGTTCCGCCGTGGCCGACCCTGCGGATCCGACCGATCCTACAGATCCTGCAGATCCAACCTCCCCGCCATTTTCGCCGCTCTACCAACCTGGCGTTCCCGTCTATGAGGCGTATGCACAGACATTGCTCGGTCTCAACGGACTGCCGACACTGCAGCAACGCGTTGGCAATCGCTATTGGTCGGGCGCCGGCAATGGAATGCTGTCGCAAGGTGATGGACCCGGGACAATCGAGCCGGCTCCGCAGCCTTCTGACGGCGGGCCGGCCTTGATCGAGGGACGCGGCTTGTGGGCGCGCATCGAAGGCGCACATGGACGCTTTGACCCAAGAACGTCAACGAGTGCCACCGATTACGATTTGGACACATGGAAGATCCAAAGCGGTCTGGATGGGCAGCTTTATGAAAGCGAGAGCGGCAAACTCATCGGAAGCATCACCGCGCAGTATGGCAATGCATCCGCAGATGTCTCCTCCTTATTCGGCAATGGCGAGGTCGATACTGATGGCTACGGAGTGGGCGGTACGCTGACCTGGTATGGCCAGAATGGCTTTTACCTTGACGGGCAGGCGCAGGCGACATGGTACGAAAGTGACCTGTCTTCCGGCGTCCTTGGTAGTCTTTCGAATGGCAATGATGGTTTCGGCTACGCCTTCAGCTTGGAAACCGGCAAAAGGCTTGCTTTGAACCAGAGCTGGACGCTCACCCCGCAGGCCCAGCTCGCATATTCCAATGTAGACTTTGACGCCTTTACCGACCCCTTCGGCGCTGATGTTTCTCTCGGGTCGGGTGAGAGCCTCAAGGGTCGTCTCGGACTTTCGGCAGATTATGAAAATGCCTGGGAGGGTGCTTCAGGAACGACAACCCGCACGCACCTTTATGGTATCGCCAATCTTTATTATGAGTTCCTGGATGGGACGGAAGTTGAAGTATCAGGCGTAAACTTTGCCAGCGAGAATGATCGGACGTGGGGCGGCATTGGCACCGGCGGCAGCTATAACTGGAATGATGACAAGTATTCGATCTACAGCGAGGTTTCCATCAACACCAGCCTGTCTCACTTCGCCGACAGCTACAGCCTCAACGGCACGGCCGGGTTCAAGGTGAAATTCTGA